The following coding sequences lie in one Polynucleobacter necessarius genomic window:
- a CDS encoding squalene/phytoene synthase family protein: MKPSKHSPATNPSADLAYQKAILGSVSRTFALTIPLLPPSIEKVVGNTYLLCRIVDTIEDAGDLSAQTKQLLSALFLNAVLEKSPVETFVNPCLEALKNYGNQDELDLISHTPTVLRILHTRTTQDQEAVNRCVSIMSEGMSFFHGKQNQAGLQDLPEFEKYCYVVAGVVGELLTTIFSNHSPLFKERIAGHEDLAIAFGQALQMTNILKDSPEDKARGVSWKPVGSSQMDLLKLAYQKLQDSLNYILLIPKQESGIRRFCFLAFGLAVITLSKIATRTEFSNKDEVKLSRKAVMSFYSFTKIAVKSDTLMKAFFYLFSKSLAK; the protein is encoded by the coding sequence GTGAAGCCATCCAAGCATAGCCCTGCCACAAACCCATCTGCAGATCTGGCATACCAAAAAGCCATTCTGGGCTCGGTATCCCGCACCTTTGCGCTCACAATCCCACTCCTACCTCCAAGTATTGAAAAGGTTGTTGGCAATACCTATTTACTTTGTCGCATTGTCGACACCATTGAAGATGCCGGAGATTTAAGTGCACAAACCAAGCAATTGCTCTCAGCACTTTTTTTAAATGCCGTGCTTGAAAAGTCGCCAGTAGAAACTTTTGTCAACCCATGCTTAGAGGCCTTAAAGAATTATGGCAACCAAGATGAATTAGATCTCATCTCTCATACGCCAACTGTTCTCAGAATTTTGCATACCCGCACTACCCAAGATCAAGAGGCGGTAAATCGCTGTGTTTCCATCATGTCTGAAGGAATGTCTTTTTTTCATGGAAAACAAAATCAAGCTGGCCTTCAAGATCTCCCCGAGTTTGAAAAATACTGTTACGTAGTGGCTGGTGTTGTTGGAGAACTACTGACCACTATTTTTAGCAACCACTCCCCTCTATTTAAAGAAAGAATAGCTGGGCATGAAGATTTGGCAATTGCATTTGGGCAGGCATTACAAATGACCAACATACTGAAGGATTCGCCAGAGGACAAGGCTCGTGGTGTCTCTTGGAAGCCAGTAGGCAGTAGTCAAATGGACCTCTTAAAACTAGCGTATCAAAAATTACAAGACTCCCTAAATTACATTCTTTTGATACCCAAACAAGAAAGTGGTATCAGGAGGTTTTGTTTTTTAGCTTTTGGCTTAGCCGTCATAACCCTTTCAAAAATTGCTACTCGAACAGAATTTAGCAACAAAGATGAGGTGAAACTCTCCAGAAAAGCTGTGATGAGTTTTTATAGCTTTACAAAAATTGCGGTAAAAAGCGATACTCTCATGAAAGCGTTTTTCTACCTTTTTAGCAAATCATTAGCAAAATAA
- a CDS encoding methylated-DNA--[protein]-cysteine S-methyltransferase has product MARSNTLKQGEGASYCVIAAPFGRLGISTELVDGSLMLSGIDYLPHDAKLSLPKNALAKEVAFQCTAYFKDPSWRFDLPIIKPSGTEHQKKVWACIQEIPVGKTKTYGEVAKKMKSGARAVGTACGANPYPLIAPCHRVVSAQGIGGFMKENSSGLYRQIKLWLLKHEGAL; this is encoded by the coding sequence ATGGCAAGATCAAATACCCTAAAACAAGGCGAAGGTGCTAGCTATTGCGTTATTGCAGCACCTTTTGGGCGGCTTGGGATTTCGACAGAATTAGTCGATGGAAGTTTGATGTTGTCCGGGATTGATTATTTGCCGCATGATGCCAAATTAAGCCTTCCTAAGAATGCCTTGGCAAAGGAGGTTGCATTTCAATGTACAGCCTACTTTAAGGATCCTAGTTGGAGATTTGATTTACCCATCATCAAACCGTCTGGCACAGAGCATCAGAAAAAAGTGTGGGCCTGTATTCAAGAAATACCAGTTGGTAAAACCAAAACATATGGGGAAGTGGCAAAAAAAATGAAGAGTGGGGCGCGAGCTGTAGGAACGGCGTGCGGTGCAAATCCCTACCCCTTAATTGCACCATGCCATCGAGTTGTCTCTGCTCAAGGTATTGGGGGGTTTATGAAAGAGAATTCGTCTGGCCTTTACCGCCAAATTAAGTTGTGGCTTTTAAAGCACGAAGGCGCTTTGTAG
- a CDS encoding HlyC/CorC family transporter codes for MDTFFDDWPFYSQVALVLFFLALSGFFSMAETSMLSSNRHRLRAMANSGNAGAALAERLLKRIDSLLSVLLISNNLINTILPILVTGIALHVFGDSGFVLSIATLVAALLIIIFSEITPKVIGAAFPEKIASNVGWLILPLTFALKPLLWFSNSFVSGLMKVSDLQSSSDSRAMSKEELRSLVLESNRFVSNHHRNILLNLFNLENIIVDDVMTPRSKIEVLDLSRPIDEVVQQLETCYHNKLPVSDGDSDRIIGILSVKKALSLLGDTDLKHEDFRALLNEPYFIPSGTPVLQQMQFFQDNQQRLSLVVNEYGEVLGLITFEDIVEELIGEFTTSFSNLSTDPRWLNDGTYLATGGASLRDLNRLLNLNLPLDGPRTLNGLILEKLEAIPDHNVSIRIAGIIMEIVQFDEHGVKTVKLYRSTTLAQDQD; via the coding sequence ATGGACACCTTTTTTGACGATTGGCCGTTTTACAGCCAAGTTGCTCTAGTCCTATTTTTCCTTGCGCTCTCTGGCTTTTTCTCTATGGCAGAGACCAGTATGCTGTCTTCCAATCGCCATCGTCTCCGCGCTATGGCCAATAGTGGTAATGCTGGCGCAGCATTAGCTGAAAGACTCTTAAAGCGCATTGATTCATTACTCTCAGTGCTACTCATCTCAAATAATCTGATAAATACAATTTTGCCAATTTTAGTTACGGGCATTGCTCTTCATGTATTCGGTGACAGCGGCTTCGTACTATCAATTGCTACCCTTGTAGCAGCTTTACTCATCATCATCTTTAGCGAGATCACCCCCAAGGTAATTGGCGCTGCGTTTCCCGAAAAAATTGCCTCCAACGTTGGCTGGCTTATCTTGCCGCTCACTTTTGCACTAAAACCCTTGCTCTGGTTTAGCAACAGCTTTGTGTCGGGATTAATGAAAGTATCAGACCTGCAATCCTCATCCGATAGTAGAGCCATGAGTAAGGAAGAGTTACGCAGTTTGGTATTGGAATCAAATCGTTTTGTATCTAATCATCACCGTAATATTCTGCTCAACTTATTCAATCTAGAAAATATAATCGTTGATGACGTCATGACACCGAGATCTAAGATAGAAGTATTGGATCTCTCAAGACCAATTGATGAAGTAGTACAGCAACTGGAAACCTGTTATCACAATAAATTACCCGTCAGCGACGGTGACTCAGATCGTATTATTGGCATTCTTTCAGTGAAAAAAGCCTTATCTCTGCTTGGCGACACAGACTTAAAGCATGAAGATTTTAGAGCTTTACTAAATGAGCCCTACTTTATCCCTAGTGGCACCCCTGTTTTGCAGCAAATGCAATTTTTCCAAGATAACCAGCAACGATTAAGTTTGGTGGTGAATGAATATGGCGAGGTTTTGGGCTTAATCACCTTTGAAGATATTGTTGAAGAACTCATTGGTGAATTCACCACCTCTTTCTCAAACTTGTCGACGGACCCTCGCTGGCTGAATGATGGGACTTACCTAGCAACAGGCGGGGCATCCTTGCGAGATCTCAATCGATTGCTCAATCTCAATCTGCCATTGGATGGACCGCGCACTTTAAACGGTCTTATTTTGGAAAAGCTAGAGGCCATTCCCGACCACAACGTCAGTATTCGCATTGCCGGAATAATCATGGAAATTGTCCAATTTGATGAACATGGCGTAAAGACAGTGAAACTTTATCGTTCGACCACTCTGGCCCAAGATCAAGATTGA
- a CDS encoding type II secretion system F family protein, with amino-acid sequence MALKKQDQLRFAEQLLTLLDAGLPLLNAIELIHSTAPNAWLSCLGNVHIQLKNGESFSRSLQNQKNQFSIEFINLIKVSERTGDFSLALKTIS; translated from the coding sequence ATGGCATTAAAAAAGCAAGATCAACTTCGCTTTGCCGAACAACTTTTAACCCTGCTGGATGCTGGTCTACCCCTTCTAAATGCGATAGAACTAATTCATTCCACAGCCCCAAATGCTTGGCTATCTTGCTTAGGTAATGTTCATATACAACTCAAAAATGGGGAGAGTTTTTCACGGTCCCTACAAAACCAAAAAAATCAATTCTCTATTGAGTTCATCAATCTGATTAAAGTAAGCGAACGAACGGGTGACTTTAGCTTGGCACTTAAAACGATTAGCTAG
- a CDS encoding type II secretion system F family protein, whose protein sequence is MMIWVVPVFKEVFDHFQADLPGSTKALIDTSSWLEEFCIEIICTLSIFTALFGFAWSKLPRLQKYCDRASFCIPLIGQPLRLATLTYWCRTLGHLLRSGLPLLDALKVTAQSSNHWLSHDYSAEIFKHLTRRWSLGDAIAKADPKCLLFDLETLQLLKIASESGAFAEMLQKRSMVLGSRLSNQLSTLSQSLEPLLIIVVGIIIGSLVIVLYLPIFNLGQIV, encoded by the coding sequence ATGATGATTTGGGTGGTGCCCGTCTTTAAAGAGGTTTTTGACCATTTTCAAGCAGATTTACCTGGATCCACTAAAGCATTGATTGACACATCCTCCTGGCTCGAAGAATTCTGCATTGAAATAATTTGCACTCTATCAATCTTTACGGCCCTTTTTGGCTTTGCATGGTCCAAACTTCCTAGATTACAAAAGTATTGTGATCGAGCAAGTTTCTGCATACCTTTAATTGGCCAACCCCTCAGGCTGGCAACACTGACCTATTGGTGTAGAACTTTGGGGCACCTACTCAGGTCTGGGTTACCCCTCCTAGATGCCCTGAAGGTCACAGCCCAATCATCAAATCACTGGCTAAGCCACGACTACAGCGCTGAGATATTCAAACATTTGACTCGTAGATGGTCTCTCGGGGACGCAATAGCTAAAGCAGATCCCAAGTGTCTTTTGTTTGACTTAGAAACATTACAGTTACTAAAAATTGCCTCCGAAAGCGGTGCGTTTGCTGAAATGCTGCAAAAACGCTCCATGGTTTTGGGGTCTCGATTGAGCAATCAGCTAAGCACCTTAAGCCAAAGCTTAGAGCCTTTATTAATCATTGTTGTTGGAATTATTATTGGCAGTCTAGTCATCGTTCTCTACCTGCCCATTTTTAACTTAGGACAGATTGTTTGA
- the coaE gene encoding dephospho-CoA kinase (Dephospho-CoA kinase (CoaE) performs the final step in coenzyme A biosynthesis.), which produces MVNDPSNPSISTTGLALLKGSIPFVGLTGGIGSGKSAVSDELSKLGAGVIDTDRIAHQITAPNGITIPLIQQQFGTDFINSEGALIRDKMRSLVFSNPEARKTLEAITHPLIREETIRQTKLLLKTKVPYIVFVVPLLLKSGNWRPLLDCLVVVDCSKEMQIKRVMQRSKLPRKEVERILQAQISRQERLASADLVIENQSSLENLKAAVVKLHQKILQIQEGRLSSS; this is translated from the coding sequence ATGGTTAATGACCCATCAAACCCTTCGATTTCAACAACTGGTTTAGCCCTTTTAAAGGGGTCGATACCCTTTGTTGGCCTTACCGGTGGAATTGGCTCAGGAAAAAGTGCGGTTAGCGACGAACTATCCAAACTGGGAGCTGGCGTAATAGACACCGATCGAATAGCCCACCAGATCACCGCTCCAAACGGTATAACCATCCCATTGATTCAACAGCAGTTTGGTACTGACTTTATCAATTCTGAAGGTGCGCTCATTAGGGACAAAATGCGCTCCCTGGTATTTTCAAATCCAGAGGCGCGAAAGACCCTAGAGGCCATCACTCACCCATTAATTCGTGAGGAAACTATTCGGCAGACCAAGCTACTGCTAAAAACAAAAGTGCCATATATCGTTTTTGTGGTTCCCTTATTGCTTAAGTCTGGTAATTGGCGGCCATTGCTTGACTGCTTGGTGGTGGTGGATTGCTCAAAAGAAATGCAAATTAAGCGAGTGATGCAGCGCAGCAAATTACCACGAAAAGAGGTTGAAAGAATCCTTCAAGCCCAAATTAGCAGACAAGAGCGACTAGCAAGCGCAGATTTAGTGATTGAAAATCAAAGCTCGCTAGAGAACTTAAAAGCAGCAGTGGTCAAGTTGCATCAAAAAATCTTACAGATTCAGGAAGGTCGGCTCAGTTCGTCATAG
- the zapD gene encoding cell division protein ZapD gives MLRLEYLFARFNHFIRSDDPELHHNAISILFDLGDIGARGDIKSLLLKEFERQKYSLNGLKSSQKVDQEALTQTLSEIDNVVSSINQSAGRPNSVITESEWLNAIRTRLNIPGGTSPIDLPSYHAWKNSPTTERRELLEKYISPLLPWHEACQLFLRLLRQSGKAKDVIAHNGSFQQAPSGKVHQLMRIALEDEALFSEISANKYLLSVRFLKSERDKKAQLVNADIPFKLTLCQL, from the coding sequence ATGCTTCGGCTGGAGTATTTGTTCGCCCGTTTTAATCACTTTATCCGATCTGACGATCCCGAATTACATCACAACGCTATCTCTATTTTGTTTGATCTCGGAGATATTGGAGCCCGTGGCGACATTAAGTCATTGCTCCTCAAAGAATTTGAACGTCAAAAATATTCGCTTAATGGATTAAAGTCATCACAGAAAGTTGACCAAGAAGCACTTACACAAACACTTTCAGAAATTGACAATGTTGTAAGCAGTATTAACCAATCCGCTGGCAGGCCGAATTCTGTCATTACGGAAAGCGAATGGTTAAACGCTATTCGCACCAGATTAAATATTCCAGGCGGCACTAGCCCAATCGATTTGCCCAGCTATCACGCCTGGAAAAATAGCCCCACCACTGAGCGTCGTGAGTTGCTAGAAAAATATATTAGCCCACTCTTGCCATGGCATGAAGCATGTCAATTATTTTTGCGTCTATTGCGTCAATCGGGCAAAGCTAAAGATGTCATTGCTCACAATGGTTCTTTTCAGCAGGCGCCTTCTGGCAAGGTGCATCAATTAATGCGGATTGCCCTTGAAGATGAGGCCTTGTTTTCAGAGATTAGCGCTAATAAATATTTACTATCCGTGCGCTTCCTCAAGTCTGAGCGAGATAAAAAAGCACAATTGGTGAATGCAGACATCCCTTTTAAGCTAACCCTCTGTCAGCTCTAA
- a CDS encoding NUDIX domain-containing protein, which yields MNDNQRPITEVAAGILLDDKGRYLLGQRPAGKPYAGYWEVPGGKIEKGETVFEALKRELQEELGINIQSSEELTVLEHDYPHAYVRLHVSIIREWNGAPKGCENQALSWELLAAEKPTVEPLLPAAWPMLERLRALYLRADRGLA from the coding sequence ATGAATGATAACCAGCGCCCCATTACTGAAGTGGCAGCAGGAATATTGCTCGATGATAAAGGTCGTTATCTTTTGGGGCAGAGACCAGCAGGCAAGCCCTATGCTGGTTACTGGGAAGTGCCTGGCGGAAAAATTGAAAAAGGGGAGACTGTTTTTGAGGCCCTTAAACGCGAACTTCAGGAGGAGCTCGGCATCAATATTCAATCAAGCGAAGAGTTGACTGTTTTAGAACATGACTACCCGCATGCTTATGTGCGCTTACATGTCAGCATTATTCGCGAATGGAATGGCGCTCCTAAAGGCTGCGAGAATCAAGCCTTATCTTGGGAGTTGCTTGCAGCGGAAAAGCCTACTGTAGAACCTTTATTGCCAGCCGCTTGGCCAATGCTGGAAAGGCTTAGAGCCCTTTATCTTAGAGCTGACAGAGGGTTAGCTTAA
- a CDS encoding ATP-binding protein: MNEKLDRLLDHLDTFLPKPLTEEQWKSSTAYRWRRRDSIFGSIGFLQPVKHVADITFEDLQNIDRQRDAIRDNTKNFIHKKPANNILLTGARGTGKSSLIKASLHEFASQGLRLVEVEKEHLADLADITELLADRPERFIIFCDDLSFEDGESGYKAMKSTLDGSVSSQVDNILIYATSNRRHLLPEYMKDNETYVHNDDGEIHPGEVVEEKISLSERFGLWLSFYPPKQDEYLAIVVHWLQHFGLSSAQIESARSEALVWALERGSRSGRVAWQFAKHWAGSQA, encoded by the coding sequence ATGAATGAGAAATTAGACCGTCTTTTAGATCATCTCGATACTTTCCTACCTAAGCCCTTAACTGAAGAGCAATGGAAATCTTCAACAGCTTATAGATGGCGCCGCAGAGACAGTATTTTTGGCAGCATTGGATTTTTACAGCCCGTTAAGCATGTGGCCGACATCACTTTTGAAGACCTGCAGAATATTGATCGTCAGCGCGATGCAATCCGCGATAACACTAAAAATTTTATTCACAAGAAGCCAGCAAATAATATTTTGCTTACGGGCGCTCGGGGAACTGGAAAGTCCTCCTTAATTAAAGCCAGCTTGCATGAGTTTGCTAGCCAAGGATTGCGATTAGTTGAAGTGGAGAAAGAGCATTTGGCCGACTTGGCTGATATTACAGAATTGTTGGCAGATCGCCCTGAGCGCTTCATCATTTTTTGCGACGACCTATCCTTTGAAGATGGTGAATCTGGATACAAGGCTATGAAGTCAACCTTGGATGGCTCAGTATCTTCACAGGTTGATAATATTTTGATCTACGCCACATCCAACCGCCGTCACCTATTGCCGGAATATATGAAAGACAATGAAACATATGTTCATAACGACGATGGCGAAATTCATCCGGGTGAAGTGGTTGAAGAAAAGATCTCATTATCCGAACGTTTTGGTTTGTGGTTGTCGTTCTATCCGCCAAAGCAGGATGAGTACTTAGCTATCGTGGTTCATTGGCTGCAACATTTTGGTTTAAGTTCTGCGCAAATTGAGTCTGCCCGTTCTGAGGCATTAGTTTGGGCATTAGAGCGTGGCTCACGTTCGGGTCGAGTTGCTTGGCAATTTGCTAAACATTGGGCTGGTTCGCAAGCTTAA
- the argJ gene encoding bifunctional glutamate N-acetyltransferase/amino-acid acetyltransferase ArgJ, translating to MAVNLSLPKKAELKPVKGFEMGIAEAGIKKANRKDLLVMTLAPGSQVAGVFTLNRFCAAPVQVCREHLAQEGCNGEIRALVVNTGNANAGTGESGMRHALETCAALAKDLDIHPEQILPFSTGVILEPLPIEKIITALPRAVANLGEDNWLDAAEAIMTTDTQPKATSTTVQLPAGAVTITGICKGAGMIHPNMATMLGFIATDAGFAPGILGNLTREIADLSFNAITIDGDTSTNDSFIIMATGQSAVQIQSVNDSSYEVLRDALIALAKKLAQMIVRDGEGATKLMTIEVVGGKTPEECRLVAKAVAHSPLVKTAFFASDPNLGRILAAIGYAGIADLDVSHVQMWLGDVWVAKDGGRNPDYQEADGQRVMQASEITIKIDLGRGTARQTLWTCDLSHEYVSINADYRS from the coding sequence ATGGCCGTTAATCTATCCCTCCCCAAAAAAGCCGAACTCAAGCCTGTTAAAGGTTTTGAGATGGGCATTGCTGAAGCTGGAATTAAGAAAGCCAATCGCAAAGATTTATTGGTGATGACTTTAGCCCCTGGTTCACAGGTAGCTGGTGTTTTTACTCTGAATCGCTTTTGCGCTGCCCCAGTCCAAGTTTGTCGCGAACATTTAGCGCAAGAGGGGTGTAATGGTGAAATTCGCGCTCTTGTAGTCAATACAGGCAATGCAAATGCTGGAACGGGCGAATCGGGCATGAGACATGCTTTAGAAACCTGCGCAGCCTTGGCAAAGGACCTAGACATTCATCCAGAGCAAATTCTTCCTTTTTCAACAGGAGTGATTCTTGAGCCACTTCCAATTGAAAAAATTATTACTGCCTTACCAAGGGCGGTAGCTAACCTTGGTGAGGATAACTGGCTTGATGCAGCTGAAGCCATCATGACTACCGATACTCAGCCTAAGGCTACTTCAACTACAGTGCAATTGCCTGCTGGTGCAGTAACCATTACTGGTATTTGTAAAGGTGCTGGCATGATTCATCCGAATATGGCAACTATGTTGGGATTTATTGCTACGGATGCTGGATTTGCGCCAGGTATTTTGGGTAACCTTACTCGTGAAATTGCTGACCTTTCCTTTAATGCCATCACCATTGATGGTGATACATCGACCAATGACTCTTTCATCATTATGGCTACTGGCCAGTCTGCGGTGCAGATTCAATCAGTCAATGATTCCAGTTATGAAGTTCTGCGTGATGCATTAATTGCCCTAGCCAAAAAGCTAGCTCAAATGATTGTCCGCGATGGAGAGGGCGCGACTAAATTAATGACGATTGAGGTTGTAGGTGGAAAAACTCCCGAGGAGTGCCGCTTAGTTGCAAAGGCGGTTGCGCACTCACCTCTAGTAAAAACGGCTTTTTTTGCGAGTGATCCAAATCTCGGTCGAATCTTAGCGGCGATTGGCTATGCCGGCATTGCAGATTTGGATGTAAGTCACGTCCAAATGTGGCTGGGCGATGTTTGGGTGGCGAAAGATGGTGGCCGCAATCCAGATTATCAGGAAGCAGATGGTCAACGCGTGATGCAGGCTTCAGAAATTACCATCAAAATTGACTTGGGTCGCGGTACGGCTAGGCAAACTTTATGGACATGCGATTTATCTCATGAGTACGTATCCATTAATGCAGACTACCGCTCATAA
- a CDS encoding NAD(P)/FAD-dependent oxidoreductase: MKHVILGNGPAGVIAAEIIRKRVPDDQIMMIRSEDVPPYSRMAIPYLLMGNIQESGTYLRKDPEHFQKLKIEQIHGKVSSVDPKLKKLELEDGQSISFDKLLIATGFIPVQPPIPGIDLPGVHPCWTMEDARVIAKLAKPGSRVLQMGAGFIGCIILEALASRGVDLTVVEMGDRMVPRMMTTVAGGMIKKWVEEKGVQVHTNTKVDAITKTNAGLTVRLSNGKSLEVDLVISATGVRPNVAYLKSSGIEIQTEILVDGVMQTSQHDIYAAGDVAEGIDFSTGERIVNAIQPNAAEQARIAAIAMTGGDCESLGALQINILDTLGLISSSFGLWSGAKGGDHVELVDLPQYKYLRLEFLGDVLIGATCVGSTDHIGVLRGLIQGKFHWVVGKRL; the protein is encoded by the coding sequence ATGAAGCATGTCATTTTGGGTAATGGCCCAGCAGGTGTTATTGCCGCCGAAATCATTCGTAAGCGAGTGCCTGATGATCAAATTATGATGATTAGATCTGAGGATGTGCCTCCATACTCTCGAATGGCTATTCCGTATTTACTCATGGGTAATATTCAAGAGTCTGGCACCTATCTGCGCAAGGATCCTGAGCACTTTCAAAAACTCAAGATTGAGCAGATCCACGGGAAAGTAAGTTCTGTGGATCCGAAATTAAAGAAGCTGGAGTTAGAAGACGGTCAGTCCATATCATTTGACAAGTTGCTGATTGCAACAGGATTTATTCCTGTTCAGCCACCAATTCCTGGTATCGATTTGCCTGGCGTACATCCATGCTGGACTATGGAGGATGCACGCGTAATTGCAAAATTGGCTAAACCGGGCTCACGTGTCTTGCAAATGGGAGCGGGTTTTATTGGTTGCATCATTTTGGAAGCGCTTGCAAGTAGAGGGGTAGACCTAACGGTAGTTGAAATGGGTGATCGAATGGTGCCGCGCATGATGACAACTGTCGCTGGTGGCATGATCAAAAAATGGGTTGAAGAAAAAGGTGTTCAAGTACATACCAACACCAAAGTAGATGCCATTACTAAGACTAATGCTGGTTTGACTGTAAGGCTTTCCAATGGAAAATCACTTGAGGTTGACTTAGTTATTTCTGCAACTGGCGTACGACCAAATGTTGCTTATTTAAAATCATCTGGCATTGAAATTCAAACCGAAATTTTGGTAGATGGGGTGATGCAAACTTCACAACATGATATTTATGCCGCAGGAGATGTGGCTGAGGGTATTGATTTTTCAACTGGTGAGCGAATAGTGAATGCAATTCAACCTAATGCTGCTGAGCAGGCCAGAATAGCTGCAATAGCCATGACTGGTGGTGATTGTGAGAGTTTGGGCGCACTACAAATTAATATTTTAGATACTTTAGGGCTGATTTCTTCTTCCTTTGGATTATGGTCTGGCGCTAAGGGTGGTGATCATGTTGAGCTGGTTGATTTGCCGCAGTATAAGTACCTACGTCTAGAGTTTTTGGGGGATGTCTTGATTGGCGCTACTTGTGTTGGAAGCACTGACCATATAGGTGTGCTGAGGGGTTTAATTCAAGGAAAGTTCCATTGGGTGGTTGGAAAGAGACTTTAA